The DNA sequence CTTTGACGGAAGACGATATTTAAAACACAACTGCTGTTTTTACATCAGTTTGCTCAATAAAGGCCTTCTGAAAAACTACCTTGAATCCGCTTTGATTTTTTCCCGGACGCAGCGCAACCTGGAAAAATTGCAGTACGACAAGATCAACGAACTTAGAAGTAATATCATAGCCATCTTTAATCAGAATGGAATCGGTTGTGAACCCATTTCCCGCGAAGAAGCCATTGGCGATGAACATTCACTCGGACTGATCGAGCGTTTTCTGAGCCTCAATTTTACCGAGAACCACCCGGCTCTGGGAGGAATCGATTTTCGAGACAGGTTAAAAGTAATGGATCAGTTTGTGGAAATCCTATCATTGAGCGACTATTCGCATATTCCGGCAGAACTTCGTCCGGCTTCGGAACATCCGCAGACCGGACTACCCGTTTCACTGGTATACCCGGTGAGTTATCACCTGCCATTTTCGCACATCACCAACCAGTTTATCTACATTCCCGATCAGCAGGAAATCAAGGGTTTTCTGGAAAGCAACTACAAAAAAATCTTCAGTTTATCCAAGTTTTCTTCAGAAAACAAGGTCAATGCCGGGCTGATTGAATCATTTCTGGACCAGGTGCAAACTTCAGGAGAAAAGATCGTGAAAACTCACTTCAATGTGATGTTATTCGATTCAGCCCTGAAAGATTTGAAGCAACACAAAAGCGAAACCAGTTCTGCTTTTTCGATGATGAACTGTTTTCCGTACCAACATACGCACGATCTGCCAATGTTGTTTTTCTCCAGTGTGCCTTTCTCCACGCAGCTACCGGAAACCGAACTGTTCATCACTCAGGTTCCCCAGGCCTGTTGCCTGACCAACTTCGAAGGGGAAATGAAAAACAGTGACTCGGACTTTACCATCCGGCTTTCCGACCGTCTGGAAGGTTGCCCGGTAAAGATTGATATTTCGGATGAACCGATGCACAAACACCTGATCCATAACCGCAACAAAATCATTATTGGCGGATCAGGCTCCGGAAAATCCTTTTTTACCAACCATTTGCTTCGCCAGTATGCTGAAAGTGAAAACTGTCACATTGTTTTGCTGGACGTTGGCCGAAGCTATGAACTACTGACCCATTACTTAAATGAACGGTTAAAAGACCAGGGTGGGGCTATGATGGTAGAGTTTACCACTGAAAATCCGATTTCGTTCAATCCTTTTATTTTGGAAGGCGAACTGGACATTGAGCGCAAACAGACAATCCTGTCAGTGCTCTATACCATTTACAAGGAAAACCTGTCGGAAATGGAAAAGGATGTGATTGCACATTCATTGACTGAATTCTTTTCTTCCGATTCGCAGGAACGTTCTTTCAATGGTTATTACGAGTATTGCCAAAACTACATTCCTGAACTGGTTAAGGAACAGTCCATCCAGTTCAACAGCAATGAGTTTTTCTTTATTCTGGGCAAATACTACCGTGGTGGAGAATATGACTATTTGCTGAACAAGG is a window from the Aquipluma nitroreducens genome containing:
- a CDS encoding TraG family conjugative transposon ATPase; protein product: MKIKNLESILPVMGFNGDVLVSNNLDLTIGFRLRLPEVLSCSTEQLYMLHDTFQRMINLLPAGSFIHKQDFFLINEFHPTESESEITGAKESLNESYLEHFDGRRYLKHNCCFYISLLNKGLLKNYLESALIFSRTQRNLEKLQYDKINELRSNIIAIFNQNGIGCEPISREEAIGDEHSLGLIERFLSLNFTENHPALGGIDFRDRLKVMDQFVEILSLSDYSHIPAELRPASEHPQTGLPVSLVYPVSYHLPFSHITNQFIYIPDQQEIKGFLESNYKKIFSLSKFSSENKVNAGLIESFLDQVQTSGEKIVKTHFNVMLFDSALKDLKQHKSETSSAFSMMNCFPYQHTHDLPMLFFSSVPFSTQLPETELFITQVPQACCLTNFEGEMKNSDSDFTIRLSDRLEGCPVKIDISDEPMHKHLIHNRNKIIIGGSGSGKSFFTNHLLRQYAESENCHIVLLDVGRSYELLTHYLNERLKDQGGAMMVEFTTENPISFNPFILEGELDIERKQTILSVLYTIYKENLSEMEKDVIAHSLTEFFSSDSQERSFNGYYEYCQNYIPELVKEQSIQFNSNEFFFILGKYYRGGEYDYLLNKEMDTDEFFRCPFIVFELDNIKDHATIFPVATLIIIDIFMQKMRRLKGVRKVICIEEAWKAIATPQMAAYIKYFYKTIRKFFGEAMVVTQEVDDVISSPVIRDAIINNADTRILLDMSKFRNKFQSISDTLGLSEFQKDQILSINKNLPSGRKLKEVFIGLGSYSQVYALEVSKPEYYCYTSEQSEKETILKKLNQQQDQSFVQILKSM